From one Lycium barbarum isolate Lr01 chromosome 6, ASM1917538v2, whole genome shotgun sequence genomic stretch:
- the LOC132645743 gene encoding uncharacterized protein LOC132645743, whose product MNRGVMASLTHLTSATSAVTLRHVRHKQLQLLKTQRVQNRMTFPCISHKTFSICCSNQSPWEPAPVTYVPSDNVEDKFLEGTTNIFETMSSSKPAEGLTDVKSQPPLQLQYLRWPVWLLGPAILLATGMVPTLWLPISSVFIGPNIASLLALTGLDCIYNLGANLFLLLADSCARSPDTNQDSSSKPPFGYQLWNMVANVMGLVIPLIVLFGSHNSFLQPQLPFISYAVLLGPYLLLLSIQILTEMLTWHWKSPVWLVTPVVYEAYRVLQLMRGLKLSAELVAPSWMLHTIRGLVCWWVLILGMQLMRVAWFAGFTARAHQKQLHALPDAD is encoded by the coding sequence ATGAACAGAGGAGTAATGGCATCTTTAACCCACCTTACATCTGCCACATCAGCAGTTACTTTGCGACATGTACGTCATAAACAGCTGCAATTGTTGAAAACCCAAAGAGTGCAAAATAGAATGACCTTTCCGTGTATTAGCCATAAGACATTCTCTATTTGCTGCTCAAATCAATCTCCATGGGAACCTGCACCTGTCACTTATGTTCCTAGTGATAATGTTGAAGATAAATTTCTGGAAGGGACAACCAATATATTTGAAACCATGTCTTCCAGTAAACCAGCTGAAGGGCTCACTGATGTAAAAAGCCAGCCACCATTACAGCTCCAATACCTTCGATGGCCTGTGTGGCTTCTTGGGCCCGCCATTCTCTTAGCCACTGGGATGGTGCCCACTTTGTGGTTACCTATTTCATCAGTTTTCATTGGTCCCAATATAGCCAGCCTGCTTGCCTTGACTGGACTTGATTGTATTTACAATCTTGGAGCAAACCTGTTTCTCCTGTTAGCCGATTCTTGTGCTCGTTCACCAGATACCAATCAAGATTCCAGCAGCAAGCCGCCTTTCGGTTATCAGTTATGGAACATGGTCGCAAACGTTATGGGTCTAGTCATTCCCTTGATAGTACTATTTGGCTCTCACAACAGTTTCCTTCAGCCTCAACTTCCTTTCATTTCTTATGCTGTGCTCTTGGGTCCCTATCTCCTGCTTCTATCTATACAGATACTCACAGAGATGCTGACGTGGCATTGGAAGTCACCAGTATGGTTGGTGACACCGGTAGTCTATGAAGCTTATCGTGTGTTACAACTAATGAGAGGGTTAAAGCTCAGTGCAGAACTCGTTGCACCATCATGGATGCTGCATACTATTAGGGGGCTCGTATGCTGGTGGGTTCTCATTCTTGGCATGCAGCTCATGAGGGTCGCTTGGTTTGCTGGTTTCACTGCTCGGGCTCATCAGAAACAGCTCCATGCCTTGCCCGACGCTGATTAG